The following coding sequences are from one Triticum dicoccoides isolate Atlit2015 ecotype Zavitan chromosome 4A, WEW_v2.0, whole genome shotgun sequence window:
- the LOC119286475 gene encoding protein translocase subunit SECA2, chloroplastic-like isoform X3 encodes MEFMRDAEWMGRVHRFLGLTVGLIQAGMKSDERRANYMCDITYTNNSELGFDYLRDNLSRKKEQLVMRWPRPFHFSIVDEVDSVLIDEGRNPLLISGEDNREAARYPVAAKVADLLMEGAHYTVELKGNNIDLTEDGVTYAEMILGTNDLWDENDPWARFVTNALKAKEFYRRDVQYIVRNGKALIINELTGRVEPKRRWSDGIHQAVEAKEGLKIQADSVIVAQITYQSLFKLYPKLSGMTGTAKTEEKEFLKMFKMPVIEVPTNLPNIRVDLPIQAFATLRGKWQYVREEVESMFQLGRPVLVGTTSVESSEYLSDLLKSRNIPHNVLNARPKYAAREAEIIAQAGRKHAITISTNMAGRGTDIILGGNPKMLAKEIVEDNVLPFLSHDTPDVETEGESTSHKGLSKIKLGPSSLALLAKAAIMAKYVHKSESNEWSFQKAKSTIMESIEMSNTIGLEKLQECVAEVTEMYPLCDAIALAYATVLKDCEIHCFDEGAEVKTLGGLHVIGTSLHESRRIDNQLRGRAGRQGDPGSTRFMVSLQDEMFRKFNLDTEWAVRLISRITNGEDIAIESNAVVKQLLGLQINAEKYYFGIRKNLVEFDEVLEVQRKHIYSLRQVILSGDSESCSEQIFQYMQAVVDEIILGNVDPQKPPKTWDLAKLLDEFASLGGNLLTETFKETQEEDLQSSLEQILRYGSVEVDNFVLPNMPVPPNSFRGIRKKTSSAMRWFAMCVDDTTKKGRYTNIINLLRKYFGDFLIATYLEVLQESRYHDAYIRGIEREALLKTLDMLWKDHLVNMNKLSSAVNVRSFGHRNPLEEYKIDGCRFFISMLSATRRLTVEALLRYWSSPMESEEIFNTADQ; translated from the exons ATGGAGTTCATG CGAGATGCTGAATGGATGGGTCGTGTTCATCGTTTTCTTGGTCTAACTGTCGGTCTAATTCAG GCGGGTATGAAGTCTGATGAGAGGAGAGCCAACTATATGTGTGACATTACATACACTAATAACTCG GAGCTTGGATTTGATTATCTTCGTGACAACTTGTCACGTAAGAAAGAACAGTTAGTCATGAGATG GCCAAGACCATTCCATTTTTCTATCGTGGATGAAGTGGACTCAGTGCTTATCGATGAAGGAAGAAACCCATTGTTAATAAGTGGAGAG GATAATAGAGAAGCAGCACGGTATCCAGTTGCTGCTAAAGTTGCAGATCTTCTCATGGAGGGTGCT CATTATACTGTAGAACTGAAGGGCAATAATATAGATCTAACAGAAGATGGAGTTACTTATGCTGAGATGATTCTTGGGACCAATGATCTGTGGGATGAGAATGATCCGTGGGCAAG ATTTGTGACGAATGCATTGAAGGCCAAAGAGTTCTACCGCAGGGATGTACAGTACATTGTCAGGAATGGAAAAGCTCTCATAATTAACGAG CTTACTGGTCGAGTCGAACCCAAAAGGAGGTGGTCCGATGGTATTCATCAAGCAGTAGAAGCAAAAGAAGGCCTCAAAATCCAG GCAGACTCAGTAATTGTGGCTCAGATTACGTATCAGTCTCTGTTTAAGCTTTATCCTAAGCTTTCCGGGATGACAGGTACTGCTAAGACAGAG GAAAAGGAATTTCTGAAGATGTTTAAGATGCCAGTTATTGAGGTGCCCACGAATCTGCCAAATATACGGGTGGACTTACCTATCCAAGCTTTTGCG ACTTTAAGGGGTAAATGGCAATATGTCCGGGAAGAGGTAGAGTCTATGTTTCAATTGGGCCGTCCTGTTTTGGTTGGAACTACCAG TGTTGAGAGTTCAGAATACCTGTCGGATCTTCTTAAGTCTCGTAATATTCCTCACAATGTACTTAATGCAAGACCAAAG TATGCTGCGAGAGAAGCTGAGATAATTGCACAAGCTGGAAGGAAACATGCAATTACAATTTCAACGAACATGGCAGGCAGAGGGACAGACATCATTTTAGGTGGCAACCCTAAG ATGCTTGCAAAAGAAATCGTAGAAGACAATGTACTTCCATTTCTGTCGCACGACACCCCAGATGTCGAAACTGAGGGGGAGTCCACATCCCACAAG GGTCTTTCCAAGATAAAACTCGGGCCATCGTCACTAGCTCTGCTTGCCAAAGCTGCAATCATGG CAAAATATGTTCACAAAAGTGAGAGCAATGAATGGTCTTTTCAGAAGGCAAAATCCACTATTATGGAGTCAATTGAAATGAGTAATACAATTGGGTTGGAAAAACTACAAGAGTGTGTGGCTGAAGTGACTGAGATGTACCCTCTTTGTGATGCAATAGCACTTGCTTATGCCACTGTTCTAAAGGATTGCGAAATTCATTGTTTTGACGAGGGAGCTGAGGTGAAGACATTAGGTGGGCTTCATGTAATAGGAACTTCTTTGCATGAGTCGCGCCGAATTGATAACCAA TTACGTGGTAGAGCTGGCAGACAAGGTGATCCTGGTTCCACACGGTTTATGGTGAG CTTACAAGATGAAATGTTCCGGAAGTTTAATTTGGACACAGAATGGGCCGTGAGACTTATATCAAGGATAACAAATGGCGAAGACATAGCGATCGAGAGCAATGCTGTTGTAAAACAG CTTCTAGGCCTTCAAATCAATGCAGAGAAGTATTATTTTGGCATAAGGAAAAACCTTGTTGAGTTTGATGAAGTCTTGGAG GTCCAAAGAAAGCACATCTATAGCCTTAGGCAGGTGATATTATCAGGTGACTCTGAAAGCTGCAGTGAACAAATTTTCCA GTACATGCAAGCTGTAGTTGATGAAATTATTCTGGGAAATGTTGATCCCCAGAAG CCACCTAAAACGTGGGATTTGGCAAAGCTTTTGGATGAGTTTGCCAGTCTAGGCGGAAATTTGCTGACAG AAACATTCAAGGAGACCCAAGAGGAAGACCTACAATCATCACTTGAGCAAATACTTAGATATGGCTCTGTGGAGGTCGACAATTTTGTTCTCCCAAACATGCCAGTGCCACCTAATTCATTCAGGGGAATTCGTAAGAAAACATCTTCAGCAATGCGATGGTTTGCCATGTGTGTTGATGATACAACAAA GAAAGGGAGATATACAAACATTATCAATCTTCTTCGGAAATATTTTGGGGATTTTCTAATAGCTACCTACCTGGAAGTGCTGCAAGAGTCCCGTTATCATGATGCGTACATTAGGGGAATTGAG AGGGAAGCACTTCTGAAGACACTCGATATGTTGTGGAAGGACCATTTAGTTAACATGAACAAGCTTAGTTCTGCG GTGAATGTCCGGAGCTTTGGGCACAGAAATCCTTTGGAGGAGTATAAGATTGATGGCTGTCGGTTCTTCATCTCAATGTTGAGTGCCACACGACGATTGACAGTTGAAGCCCTACTCCGTTACTGGTCATCTCCAATGGAATCTGAAGAGATCTTCAACACTGCGGATCAATAG
- the LOC119286475 gene encoding protein translocase subunit SECA2, chloroplastic-like isoform X1, translated as MAASLSSPPSFHLLPAPAPRLFPNPTATPRAKRKSNCRKPRPLSCSAATSPSPSASLTATAGAAKAGSWRDLCSLNAWVVGDYYRLVSAVNALEPPLRRLSDEQLKGKTAEFRARLGRGETLADVQAEAFSVVREAARRTLGMRHFDVQIVGGAVLHDGCIAEMKTGEGKTLVSTLAAYLNALTGDGVHVVTVNDYLAQRDAEWMGRVHRFLGLTVGLIQAGMKSDERRANYMCDITYTNNSELGFDYLRDNLSRKKEQLVMRWPRPFHFSIVDEVDSVLIDEGRNPLLISGEDNREAARYPVAAKVADLLMEGAHYTVELKGNNIDLTEDGVTYAEMILGTNDLWDENDPWARFVTNALKAKEFYRRDVQYIVRNGKALIINELTGRVEPKRRWSDGIHQAVEAKEGLKIQADSVIVAQITYQSLFKLYPKLSGMTGTAKTEEKEFLKMFKMPVIEVPTNLPNIRVDLPIQAFATLRGKWQYVREEVESMFQLGRPVLVGTTSVESSEYLSDLLKSRNIPHNVLNARPKYAAREAEIIAQAGRKHAITISTNMAGRGTDIILGGNPKMLAKEIVEDNVLPFLSHDTPDVETEGESTSHKGLSKIKLGPSSLALLAKAAIMAKYVHKSESNEWSFQKAKSTIMESIEMSNTIGLEKLQECVAEVTEMYPLCDAIALAYATVLKDCEIHCFDEGAEVKTLGGLHVIGTSLHESRRIDNQLRGRAGRQGDPGSTRFMVSLQDEMFRKFNLDTEWAVRLISRITNGEDIAIESNAVVKQLLGLQINAEKYYFGIRKNLVEFDEVLEVQRKHIYSLRQVILSGDSESCSEQIFQYMQAVVDEIILGNVDPQKPPKTWDLAKLLDEFASLGGNLLTETFKETQEEDLQSSLEQILRYGSVEVDNFVLPNMPVPPNSFRGIRKKTSSAMRWFAMCVDDTTKKGRYTNIINLLRKYFGDFLIATYLEVLQESRYHDAYIRGIEREALLKTLDMLWKDHLVNMNKLSSAVNVRSFGHRNPLEEYKIDGCRFFISMLSATRRLTVEALLRYWSSPMESEEIFNTADQ; from the exons ATggccgcctccctctcctcccctccctccttccATCTCCTCCCCGCCCCCGCGCCCCGCCTCTTCCCCAACCCCACAGCCACTCCCCGAGCAAAGCGCAAGAGCAATTGCAGGAAGCCTCGTCCCTTGTCCTGCTCCGCTGCCACATCCCCGTCCCCTTCCGCTTCACTCACCGCCACCGCCGGTGCGGCCAAGGCCGGTTCATGGAGGGACCTATGCAGCCTCAACGCCTGGGTGGTGGGAGACTACTACCGCCTCGTCTCCGCCGTCAACGCACTCGAGCCGCCTCTTCGGAGGCTTTCCGACGAACAG CTGAAGGGGAAGACGGCGGAGTTCCGCGCGCGCCTGGGTCGCGGGGAGACGCTCGCCGACGTTCAGGCAG AGGCGTTCTCTGTGGTGAGGGAGGCGGCAAGGAGGACGCTCGGCATGCGGCACTTCGATGTTCAG ATTGTTGGTGGCGCTGTGCTCCATGACGGGTGCATTGCCGAGATGAAGACCGGCGAGGGGAAGACACTCGTGTCGACCTTGGCAGCTTATCTCAATGCACTGACTGGGGATGGAGTTCATG TGGTGACTGTAAATGATTATTTGGCACAGCGAGATGCTGAATGGATGGGTCGTGTTCATCGTTTTCTTGGTCTAACTGTCGGTCTAATTCAG GCGGGTATGAAGTCTGATGAGAGGAGAGCCAACTATATGTGTGACATTACATACACTAATAACTCG GAGCTTGGATTTGATTATCTTCGTGACAACTTGTCACGTAAGAAAGAACAGTTAGTCATGAGATG GCCAAGACCATTCCATTTTTCTATCGTGGATGAAGTGGACTCAGTGCTTATCGATGAAGGAAGAAACCCATTGTTAATAAGTGGAGAG GATAATAGAGAAGCAGCACGGTATCCAGTTGCTGCTAAAGTTGCAGATCTTCTCATGGAGGGTGCT CATTATACTGTAGAACTGAAGGGCAATAATATAGATCTAACAGAAGATGGAGTTACTTATGCTGAGATGATTCTTGGGACCAATGATCTGTGGGATGAGAATGATCCGTGGGCAAG ATTTGTGACGAATGCATTGAAGGCCAAAGAGTTCTACCGCAGGGATGTACAGTACATTGTCAGGAATGGAAAAGCTCTCATAATTAACGAG CTTACTGGTCGAGTCGAACCCAAAAGGAGGTGGTCCGATGGTATTCATCAAGCAGTAGAAGCAAAAGAAGGCCTCAAAATCCAG GCAGACTCAGTAATTGTGGCTCAGATTACGTATCAGTCTCTGTTTAAGCTTTATCCTAAGCTTTCCGGGATGACAGGTACTGCTAAGACAGAG GAAAAGGAATTTCTGAAGATGTTTAAGATGCCAGTTATTGAGGTGCCCACGAATCTGCCAAATATACGGGTGGACTTACCTATCCAAGCTTTTGCG ACTTTAAGGGGTAAATGGCAATATGTCCGGGAAGAGGTAGAGTCTATGTTTCAATTGGGCCGTCCTGTTTTGGTTGGAACTACCAG TGTTGAGAGTTCAGAATACCTGTCGGATCTTCTTAAGTCTCGTAATATTCCTCACAATGTACTTAATGCAAGACCAAAG TATGCTGCGAGAGAAGCTGAGATAATTGCACAAGCTGGAAGGAAACATGCAATTACAATTTCAACGAACATGGCAGGCAGAGGGACAGACATCATTTTAGGTGGCAACCCTAAG ATGCTTGCAAAAGAAATCGTAGAAGACAATGTACTTCCATTTCTGTCGCACGACACCCCAGATGTCGAAACTGAGGGGGAGTCCACATCCCACAAG GGTCTTTCCAAGATAAAACTCGGGCCATCGTCACTAGCTCTGCTTGCCAAAGCTGCAATCATGG CAAAATATGTTCACAAAAGTGAGAGCAATGAATGGTCTTTTCAGAAGGCAAAATCCACTATTATGGAGTCAATTGAAATGAGTAATACAATTGGGTTGGAAAAACTACAAGAGTGTGTGGCTGAAGTGACTGAGATGTACCCTCTTTGTGATGCAATAGCACTTGCTTATGCCACTGTTCTAAAGGATTGCGAAATTCATTGTTTTGACGAGGGAGCTGAGGTGAAGACATTAGGTGGGCTTCATGTAATAGGAACTTCTTTGCATGAGTCGCGCCGAATTGATAACCAA TTACGTGGTAGAGCTGGCAGACAAGGTGATCCTGGTTCCACACGGTTTATGGTGAG CTTACAAGATGAAATGTTCCGGAAGTTTAATTTGGACACAGAATGGGCCGTGAGACTTATATCAAGGATAACAAATGGCGAAGACATAGCGATCGAGAGCAATGCTGTTGTAAAACAG CTTCTAGGCCTTCAAATCAATGCAGAGAAGTATTATTTTGGCATAAGGAAAAACCTTGTTGAGTTTGATGAAGTCTTGGAG GTCCAAAGAAAGCACATCTATAGCCTTAGGCAGGTGATATTATCAGGTGACTCTGAAAGCTGCAGTGAACAAATTTTCCA GTACATGCAAGCTGTAGTTGATGAAATTATTCTGGGAAATGTTGATCCCCAGAAG CCACCTAAAACGTGGGATTTGGCAAAGCTTTTGGATGAGTTTGCCAGTCTAGGCGGAAATTTGCTGACAG AAACATTCAAGGAGACCCAAGAGGAAGACCTACAATCATCACTTGAGCAAATACTTAGATATGGCTCTGTGGAGGTCGACAATTTTGTTCTCCCAAACATGCCAGTGCCACCTAATTCATTCAGGGGAATTCGTAAGAAAACATCTTCAGCAATGCGATGGTTTGCCATGTGTGTTGATGATACAACAAA GAAAGGGAGATATACAAACATTATCAATCTTCTTCGGAAATATTTTGGGGATTTTCTAATAGCTACCTACCTGGAAGTGCTGCAAGAGTCCCGTTATCATGATGCGTACATTAGGGGAATTGAG AGGGAAGCACTTCTGAAGACACTCGATATGTTGTGGAAGGACCATTTAGTTAACATGAACAAGCTTAGTTCTGCG GTGAATGTCCGGAGCTTTGGGCACAGAAATCCTTTGGAGGAGTATAAGATTGATGGCTGTCGGTTCTTCATCTCAATGTTGAGTGCCACACGACGATTGACAGTTGAAGCCCTACTCCGTTACTGGTCATCTCCAATGGAATCTGAAGAGATCTTCAACACTGCGGATCAATAG
- the LOC119286475 gene encoding protein translocase subunit SECA2, chloroplastic-like isoform X2 yields the protein MEFMASMSLVPLLHIYKHCKPFSVVTVNDYLAQRDAEWMGRVHRFLGLTVGLIQAGMKSDERRANYMCDITYTNNSELGFDYLRDNLSRKKEQLVMRWPRPFHFSIVDEVDSVLIDEGRNPLLISGEDNREAARYPVAAKVADLLMEGAHYTVELKGNNIDLTEDGVTYAEMILGTNDLWDENDPWARFVTNALKAKEFYRRDVQYIVRNGKALIINELTGRVEPKRRWSDGIHQAVEAKEGLKIQADSVIVAQITYQSLFKLYPKLSGMTGTAKTEEKEFLKMFKMPVIEVPTNLPNIRVDLPIQAFATLRGKWQYVREEVESMFQLGRPVLVGTTSVESSEYLSDLLKSRNIPHNVLNARPKYAAREAEIIAQAGRKHAITISTNMAGRGTDIILGGNPKMLAKEIVEDNVLPFLSHDTPDVETEGESTSHKGLSKIKLGPSSLALLAKAAIMAKYVHKSESNEWSFQKAKSTIMESIEMSNTIGLEKLQECVAEVTEMYPLCDAIALAYATVLKDCEIHCFDEGAEVKTLGGLHVIGTSLHESRRIDNQLRGRAGRQGDPGSTRFMVSLQDEMFRKFNLDTEWAVRLISRITNGEDIAIESNAVVKQLLGLQINAEKYYFGIRKNLVEFDEVLEVQRKHIYSLRQVILSGDSESCSEQIFQYMQAVVDEIILGNVDPQKPPKTWDLAKLLDEFASLGGNLLTETFKETQEEDLQSSLEQILRYGSVEVDNFVLPNMPVPPNSFRGIRKKTSSAMRWFAMCVDDTTKKGRYTNIINLLRKYFGDFLIATYLEVLQESRYHDAYIRGIEREALLKTLDMLWKDHLVNMNKLSSAVNVRSFGHRNPLEEYKIDGCRFFISMLSATRRLTVEALLRYWSSPMESEEIFNTADQ from the exons ATGGAGTTCATG GCATCCATGTCCTTGGTCCCACTTCTTCACATTTATAAGCACTGTAAACCTTTTTCAGTGGTGACTGTAAATGATTATTTGGCACAGCGAGATGCTGAATGGATGGGTCGTGTTCATCGTTTTCTTGGTCTAACTGTCGGTCTAATTCAG GCGGGTATGAAGTCTGATGAGAGGAGAGCCAACTATATGTGTGACATTACATACACTAATAACTCG GAGCTTGGATTTGATTATCTTCGTGACAACTTGTCACGTAAGAAAGAACAGTTAGTCATGAGATG GCCAAGACCATTCCATTTTTCTATCGTGGATGAAGTGGACTCAGTGCTTATCGATGAAGGAAGAAACCCATTGTTAATAAGTGGAGAG GATAATAGAGAAGCAGCACGGTATCCAGTTGCTGCTAAAGTTGCAGATCTTCTCATGGAGGGTGCT CATTATACTGTAGAACTGAAGGGCAATAATATAGATCTAACAGAAGATGGAGTTACTTATGCTGAGATGATTCTTGGGACCAATGATCTGTGGGATGAGAATGATCCGTGGGCAAG ATTTGTGACGAATGCATTGAAGGCCAAAGAGTTCTACCGCAGGGATGTACAGTACATTGTCAGGAATGGAAAAGCTCTCATAATTAACGAG CTTACTGGTCGAGTCGAACCCAAAAGGAGGTGGTCCGATGGTATTCATCAAGCAGTAGAAGCAAAAGAAGGCCTCAAAATCCAG GCAGACTCAGTAATTGTGGCTCAGATTACGTATCAGTCTCTGTTTAAGCTTTATCCTAAGCTTTCCGGGATGACAGGTACTGCTAAGACAGAG GAAAAGGAATTTCTGAAGATGTTTAAGATGCCAGTTATTGAGGTGCCCACGAATCTGCCAAATATACGGGTGGACTTACCTATCCAAGCTTTTGCG ACTTTAAGGGGTAAATGGCAATATGTCCGGGAAGAGGTAGAGTCTATGTTTCAATTGGGCCGTCCTGTTTTGGTTGGAACTACCAG TGTTGAGAGTTCAGAATACCTGTCGGATCTTCTTAAGTCTCGTAATATTCCTCACAATGTACTTAATGCAAGACCAAAG TATGCTGCGAGAGAAGCTGAGATAATTGCACAAGCTGGAAGGAAACATGCAATTACAATTTCAACGAACATGGCAGGCAGAGGGACAGACATCATTTTAGGTGGCAACCCTAAG ATGCTTGCAAAAGAAATCGTAGAAGACAATGTACTTCCATTTCTGTCGCACGACACCCCAGATGTCGAAACTGAGGGGGAGTCCACATCCCACAAG GGTCTTTCCAAGATAAAACTCGGGCCATCGTCACTAGCTCTGCTTGCCAAAGCTGCAATCATGG CAAAATATGTTCACAAAAGTGAGAGCAATGAATGGTCTTTTCAGAAGGCAAAATCCACTATTATGGAGTCAATTGAAATGAGTAATACAATTGGGTTGGAAAAACTACAAGAGTGTGTGGCTGAAGTGACTGAGATGTACCCTCTTTGTGATGCAATAGCACTTGCTTATGCCACTGTTCTAAAGGATTGCGAAATTCATTGTTTTGACGAGGGAGCTGAGGTGAAGACATTAGGTGGGCTTCATGTAATAGGAACTTCTTTGCATGAGTCGCGCCGAATTGATAACCAA TTACGTGGTAGAGCTGGCAGACAAGGTGATCCTGGTTCCACACGGTTTATGGTGAG CTTACAAGATGAAATGTTCCGGAAGTTTAATTTGGACACAGAATGGGCCGTGAGACTTATATCAAGGATAACAAATGGCGAAGACATAGCGATCGAGAGCAATGCTGTTGTAAAACAG CTTCTAGGCCTTCAAATCAATGCAGAGAAGTATTATTTTGGCATAAGGAAAAACCTTGTTGAGTTTGATGAAGTCTTGGAG GTCCAAAGAAAGCACATCTATAGCCTTAGGCAGGTGATATTATCAGGTGACTCTGAAAGCTGCAGTGAACAAATTTTCCA GTACATGCAAGCTGTAGTTGATGAAATTATTCTGGGAAATGTTGATCCCCAGAAG CCACCTAAAACGTGGGATTTGGCAAAGCTTTTGGATGAGTTTGCCAGTCTAGGCGGAAATTTGCTGACAG AAACATTCAAGGAGACCCAAGAGGAAGACCTACAATCATCACTTGAGCAAATACTTAGATATGGCTCTGTGGAGGTCGACAATTTTGTTCTCCCAAACATGCCAGTGCCACCTAATTCATTCAGGGGAATTCGTAAGAAAACATCTTCAGCAATGCGATGGTTTGCCATGTGTGTTGATGATACAACAAA GAAAGGGAGATATACAAACATTATCAATCTTCTTCGGAAATATTTTGGGGATTTTCTAATAGCTACCTACCTGGAAGTGCTGCAAGAGTCCCGTTATCATGATGCGTACATTAGGGGAATTGAG AGGGAAGCACTTCTGAAGACACTCGATATGTTGTGGAAGGACCATTTAGTTAACATGAACAAGCTTAGTTCTGCG GTGAATGTCCGGAGCTTTGGGCACAGAAATCCTTTGGAGGAGTATAAGATTGATGGCTGTCGGTTCTTCATCTCAATGTTGAGTGCCACACGACGATTGACAGTTGAAGCCCTACTCCGTTACTGGTCATCTCCAATGGAATCTGAAGAGATCTTCAACACTGCGGATCAATAG